TACTTCCCAGACCGCATCACCGCCGCCACAAACTAAAATGGCGTGCGGGGCGGGGCGGCCCGCCAGCCGGTTGGAGCTGACGCTCCGAATTGAAGTTGGCGTTCCCGTTGGTCACTGACGCGGGAAAGTCCCCCGGCCTGCCGGAGGTTACTACCACGGTCCGCGCGCCCTTAGCGACCACCGGGAGCATCGCCGGCGATTCAGCCTTCATCCGGCTCAACCCCCTCACCACGCCAACCGCCCACCGGTGCATACCGGCCGCATGGCTTAGTTGACAGTGTTGGCGTTTAGGAACGGGTAGGCCTTGCTGTCGGCGCTGCGAGCGTCGGCCATCGCGCTGAGGTACCATGTTGGGTTGTTTTCGAAGCGATCACGGTTCTTCACGCTTGCGAAAAAGTACACCTGCCCTTTGTAGAAGGCACCGTACTCAATGGCACCGGTCGTGGTCCGGTTTTCCAGATGCAGCTCAACCAGGTCCAGGCCATGCAGCAGAGGAATGTACCTGGTGGGATTGGCGGTAAACTGATCCACTTCCTGCTGCGACTGCAGAAAATACTGGACGCCTTCATGAGTGGCCACGAACTTGTCGCTGCCTTTGATCCAGCGGCGCTGTGCCACCAAAGCGACGGGAGAAAAGCCGCCAGCACCGACCATCTTTCCATCGTGCCGGACAATCAGACACGACCGAACTTCGGCAGCATCTTTTTCGCCTGCGGCCGATTCCGCGCCAGACTTGGCAAGAGCTGTTGCCGCTGAACTGGCAAATTGCTGCAGACGCAATTTGTATTTGCTTAACGAAACCGCTCCCACAAACAGTTCGCTGCGTTTGCCGTCCGGTTGAACGATCAGTTCCGTTGGCAGAGTCGAGATGCCGTATTCGGTGATCAGATCTTTGTAGCGATCCGCATCAATACGCACTCCGATCAGCGTTCGGCCCAGCTGCTCGGTCACAGCCGGCTTGTGCATCACTTCGGCTTCCATCACGCGGCAGGCGCCGCACCATGTGGCGTCGAAGTGCAGCAGCAATGGCAACTTGTGCTTGGTGGCCAATGCTTTGGCGTCTTCGTAAGACGTCAACCATTCTTGCGAAACCTGCACATCTGCGGCATCAGCCGCTACGCCTGGTTCAACGTTCTTTGAGATCTGTTCAGAACCAGACCCCGCGAGAAAATACACTGTCAGCAATGTTGTCAGTGAAGCGACACTCATCGCGCATCCTTTCTGCAGCCCATGCGTTGGATTCCGAACGCACATCCCTGCGTCTGGAATTCATTGGAATTCACTTTCTCGAACAATCCTTGCTCAAGCGATTTCTACTTAGAACGCCTAACAAAACCTGGATTAGCCGCGACGTTTGTGGTTTCGTTTCAGGCAAGAAGAGAGGTGGAGGCGACAAGTGTCGTCGACGACGAACGACGCCGCCTGAAACGAAACCGCAAGCGTCCCGGAAGGTTGCGACGACAGCAGCCGATCTGCGGCGTCAGCGCTCCTCGACGACATTTGTCGACTCGTCACTTTTCCTTGCATCTCGACTCCTGTCGTCACAACGCGGCGATCCAAGTTTTGTTAGGCGTTCTTTTGCTGAAGCGGGCAGCAAAGGAATCAGGATTCCTCCGACACTCGCCTCAGCACGATTACTGACCAACTGTCACAGAACAGGACAAAGAACGTTGGGTCAGTTAGTTTTCTTCGTTAGACGCTGAGGCGACCTGTCGCTTCCAGGTGAGCGATCACTTCATTGGCCAGCTCTTCGATGCCCTTGCTGTCGGAATCCAGTTCCAGTTCGCCCTTTTCAGGCGCTTCGTAAGGTGCGTCGATACCGGTAAAACCTTTGATTTCGCCAGCGCGAGCTTTCTTATACAGGCCTTTTGGGTCGCGTTCTTCGCAGGTTTCCAGTGACGCGTTCACGTAGACTTCGTGAAACTCACCGTCGTCCAGAATTTCACGCACCTGATCGCGGTCTTCGCGGTAAGGAGAGATGAACGCGGTCAACACAATCGTGCCGCCCTGGCAGAACAACTTGGCCACTTCACCAATGCGGCGAATGTTTTCTGTGCGGTCTTCCGGAGAAAAACCGAGGTTCTTGTTCAAACCCATTCGGACGTTATCGCCGTCCAGTACGAATGTGTGAATGCCTCGGTCGTGCAGAAGGCGGTCAACGGCGTTGGCGATTGTGCTTTTCCCACAGCCACTCAAGCCCGTAAACCACAGCACAGCTCCTTTGTGCCCATTCAGTTTCTGACGTTCTTCCGACGTCACGTTGTGTTCGTGCCAGGTAACGTTGGTTGCCTTCTGCTCTGCCATCAATCAGGAACTCTCAAAGTGTTTGCGTAAACCGAACTGTGTTTACCTGTCCGGATAAAGGTCCGCTCGCCAGTGATATTCTGAGTCGATCGGCATTGGCGATCGCATTGCGAGACGGAAATAAGTTGCCAGATCAATTCTGGACGGGCGGAATGATAGGGAACTGAATTGCGTTGACAATCCCACCTCAACCACCAGGGGGGACTTCCTGTCGGACTTCTCGCGATTGAAAGCTGGGCCGGTAGGGAAGGTCCCATGTGTTCAAAATGCTGGTGTTATGTCAATTTTTGATAAAAGTTATTGCGTTTTCAAACCTTCAATGTCATGCCCGGTGACCTTCGGATTTTCGGAGCAATTCGGCCGGAATCCGGATCAATGCGTCACAGAAACGGCGCATTCATGGCGAAGTCGGGCGGAACGGTTCGCCCGATTATGAAATTCTCATGCGTCTGTTCCGTGTGCAGTGGAGTAGGCCACATTCGACTGATAACCTCCCGTTTCAATAACGCTAACCTTCTAAGCGCATTCACCGCGTTTCGATTTGCGCACGCTGAAAGACTCATCATGGGCAGCCCGTCCGGTCCCGACTTTTCGAAAACTGAACTCATACCCGCCATCGCTCAGGACGCCGCAACCGGCGACGTGCTGATGATGGCATGGATGAATGAAGAAGCTTATCACGAAACGCTGAAGACAAATCGAGCCGTCTATTTCAGCCGCAGCCGACAGAAGTTGTGGCGAAAGGGCGAAGAAAGCGGCAACGTTCAGGAACTGAAAGCCATCTACTTCGACTGTGATGCGGACACACTGCTGCTGAAAGTTAATCAGATCGGCGGCGCAGCGTGCCACGAAGGTTATCGCAGCTGCTTCTTCCGGAAGATCGATCCGGCGACTGGTCAGTTTTCCATCGAAGGCGAACGCGTATTTGATCCGGCTGAGGTTTACAAGAAGTAAACAAAGCGTCGTACCGCAGTTCACCTTTCCCGCAGTCCATTCCTCTTCCGTCAGAAGACAAGTCACATCAACATGTCAGAACGCATTTTGAAACTCGGCATCCCCGCCGGCAGCCTCAAAGATTCAACCGCCGAACTGTTTGACCGAGCCGGCTACAAAATTAAGTTTTCGTCACGATCGTATTTTCCGACCGTCAACGATGACGAAATCGAATGCATGCTGATTCGAGCTCAGGAGATGGCTCGCTACGTCGCCAACGGAATCCTGGATGCCGGGATCACAGGCCACGACTGGGTGCTGGAAACGAATGCCGACGTGCACGAAGTTTGCGAACTGGTCTTTTCGAAAGTCAGTCGACGCCCCGTCCGCTGGGTATTGTGCGTGCCTGAAGACAGCGACATCAAAACTGTCAAAGACCTGGAAGGCAAGCGGATTGCAACGGAAGCCGTGGGTCTGACAACCAATTACCTGAAGCAACACGGCGTCAATGCGGAAGTCGAATTTTCATGGGGCGCGACGGAAGTCAAACCGCCGAAGCTGGCCGATGCAATCGTCGAAGTCACCGAAACGGGAAGCTCACTGCGAGCCAACAATCTCCGCATTCTGGACGAAGTGATTCAAAGCACGACTCGCTTTATCGCCAACCCCAAAAGCTACGCCGACGAATGGACGAAGAACAAGATCGACAACATTGCTCTGATGCTGCAGTCCTGCCTGGCGGCCGAAGGTAAAGTCGGCCTCATGATGAACGTGCACCGCGAACAGTTGGACGCCGTCGTCGACATCCTTCCCGCGTTGCAGACACCAACAGTGTCGCACCTGTCAGATCCCGACTGGATCGCGGTGAACACAATTGTGGAAGAAAAGCTGGTCCGCACCGCCGTACCGCAGCTAAAGGCGGCCGGCGCGAAAGGTATTGTTGAATATCCGATCAGCAAAATTATCGATTAGCAAAGCCTAACGGTAGAACGCCAGAATCGCTTTACAAAAGTCCGGCAGGTCATCCGGCCGACGGCTGCTGATAAAGTGTCGATCGACAATGACCGGCGCGTCTTCAAACATGCCGCCGGCGTTGACCAGATCGTCTTTAATGCCTGGCGACCCCGTGACCTTGACTCCCTTATAGACGTCAGCGGAGATCGGAATCCAGCCGCCGTGGCAGATGGCGGCGACCAACTTTCCGGCGTTGGCGAATTCCCGAGTAATCCGCAGCACTTCCGGATCACGACGCAGCTTGTCCGGCATCCACCCGCCGCCGCAGATCAGGCCATTGTACTTTGACGTGTCGATCCCCTGAATGGCGATGTCCGATACGCACGGATAGCCGTTCTTCCCAATGTACTTCGCGCCTGCCTCCGGCCCGGCCATCACAAACGTCGCGCCTTCTTCAATCAGTCGCAGTTTGGGGTACCATAGTTCGAGGTCTTCGTAGTCGGTGCCCACGAAGGCGAGAAATGATTTTCCGGTGAGCATAGGTGTTATTCCGAACGTTTGACGGGTGAAAGGAGCCCGCGATTATTCAATAGTGATCGAGAAACGAAAAAAGGGGCAGCTCACGTCTTGTGAACTGCCCCTTCGGCAATGAAACACATCTTGGTGGATGGTTTACCTCAGCTTAAAGCTGCGGCCGTTTTGCGTTGGTGGCAACAAGAGATGAGTTGCAGGCATGTTAGCCGCAGCCATCTCCGTTGCAACCAGTCTAGTTGCATCCGCCCGGAGCTGTGCAGGTTGGAGCACAGCAAGGATCGCAGGCGACAGCCACGCGACGGCAGACTACTCGAGGAACGCACTTGGTGACGGTGACAGGCACACAGCGAGGAACACACTTCGTCTTTGTGACCATCTTCGTTTCCACAACCTGTTCGCAGGTCGTGTAAGGAACTCGCTTGGTGCAGGTCTGCTGAACCATGCGGCAAGTTGTGTAAGGAATTCGCTTTGTGACGCAGTGAGTTTCCATGCGGCACTTGGTGTAAGGAATTCGCTTCGTAACGCACTCATTCGTCCACGTACACGTTGTGTAAGGAACTTTCTTGGTGCAGGTCTCTCGGTGCATCGTGCAGGTTGTGTAAGGAATCCGTCGAGTACAAGTCTGCTGAACCATGGTGCAGGTGGTGTACGGAACCTTCTTGGTGCACGTTACAGGAACGCGGTGACACACGGTGTAAGGAACTTTGCGAGTGCAAACTTCGGGAACCATTCGAGTGCAGGTGATTGTCTTGTTGGCAGTGCATGGGACCCAACGCTTGCAGCAGATCGTGCGGCAAGGACCTGGGCAGCAAACAATCTTTGAACAGCATGGGTTGCACGGATCAGGAACGCACTTCTTAACCATTGGGCCTGGCACCGTCTTGGTGTAGGTTTCCCAACGGCCACTCTGAACTGGAACCGTGCGAGTTTCAGTCACAGGCTTCATCACAGTGTAGCTGCAATCGCGGTAGCAGGTCTGTGTTTCCGTCTTGTACGTTGTGTAGCACTGTTCACGGTAGCAGGTCTTGTAAACCGGCTTGCAAACGGTGTAACACTGTTCGCGATAGCAGGTCTTGTAGACAGGCTTGCAAACGTTGTAGCACACGTCGCGGTAGCAGGTCTTGTAAACCGGCTTACGGACGTTACAGGTAACTGTGCGGTAGCAGGTTTCCACAACCGGCTTGCACACATTGATCGTTTTTGTGCGGTAACAGGTTTCGTAGACCGGCTTGCAAACCGTGTAGGTCTCATCACGGTAGCACGTCTTGTACACGTTTCGAACACAGGAAACCGGAACGGTTTCGGTGCAGCGGTCAACAACGACTCGCATTCGTTGACATTGCTTTTGTTCCCACACAACTTCGCGGACCGTCTTGTACTGGACGCCGCTTCCACATTTTGCACCTGCGAAATCTCCGCAGGCATCGCAAGCGCCGGTTGGACACGATGCGTATCCACCGAGGCCTAACAAACCAGCATTCGTAGCTCCGCCGTTCATCAGCATGATTACTGCTGCAGCGGCTCCCACCATGAGCCTTTTCATTGCCATCTACCTTCTGAAACCGGGTTAAGTTGGGTGCGAGCGAAACGTCGTTGTCTGCTCGCAGAATGATTCACACAGTCTTCTTCGACTTCACAAACCACCCAACTTCACCTGCCGATCTGTTCTACGCCGATTGCGAAACCAGAACCCATTCGGTGAACCACATAACCAAATTAGCCGTTCCGAAGGTTTTCATCGGCGTTCCAGGCACGACCCGCACATCCGGACCACACGATGCGGGAATGAGAAGCAGTGGTTGGAATGGCTGAAGCCGGAAAGGTACCCGAGGCTTCCCAACGTTCACTAACCGGTAAGGTTTAACAGGTCGGGGCAGTCCGCCATTTGGCCAAAGCTGCGGCTGCGACGGCAGGGCGACACGGGTTGAGGACACGCGCCTGATGTGAGCCCCCGGCACTTCAGTTTCCACACCGGCCACCACACCACTACGCCCATCGCTGGTGTCCTCATTGCAGCACAGTGTAAGTTGCCCGCCTCGTGGGAATGACCCTGGCATGTGTTGCGGACCAACAATGCATTGCGTCCAAAGCCGTGACCCTGGGAACGTACCGTCTATCAGGACACCACTGCTCACAGCTCAGCAAGCCACATCATTCCCCAAGCAACCGATCCACCCAACGCCGGCGCTTCCGCTCCCACCAAGTTCACCAAGGCGCCACGCCAATCGCCCGTCGGTGCACACCGACCTGAACGCCATTTCGGGGCCGCGCACAACACCGCTTGCAGCTCAGTAAGCCACGCCCCCCAAAACAACCGCCCCACCCAACGCCGGCGCTTCCGCTCCCACCCCGCTCACCAAGGCACCATGCCAACCGCCCGTCGGTGCACACCGACCTGAGCGCCGTTTCGGGCCGCGCACAACACCGCTTGCAGCTCAGTAAGCCACGCCCCCCAAAACAACCGCCCCACCCAACGCCGGCGCTTCCGCTCCCACCCCGCTCACCAAGGCACCATGCCAACCGCC
This DNA window, taken from Fuerstiella marisgermanici, encodes the following:
- a CDS encoding thioredoxin family protein, coding for MSVASLTTLLTVYFLAGSGSEQISKNVEPGVAADAADVQVSQEWLTSYEDAKALATKHKLPLLLHFDATWCGACRVMEAEVMHKPAVTEQLGRTLIGVRIDADRYKDLITEYGISTLPTELIVQPDGKRSELFVGAVSLSKYKLRLQQFASSAATALAKSGAESAAGEKDAAEVRSCLIVRHDGKMVGAGGFSPVALVAQRRWIKGSDKFVATHEGVQYFLQSQQEVDQFTANPTRYIPLLHGLDLVELHLENRTTTGAIEYGAFYKGQVYFFASVKNRDRFENNPTWYLSAMADARSADSKAYPFLNANTVN
- the cysC gene encoding adenylyl-sulfate kinase; amino-acid sequence: MAEQKATNVTWHEHNVTSEERQKLNGHKGAVLWFTGLSGCGKSTIANAVDRLLHDRGIHTFVLDGDNVRMGLNKNLGFSPEDRTENIRRIGEVAKLFCQGGTIVLTAFISPYREDRDQVREILDDGEFHEVYVNASLETCEERDPKGLYKKARAGEIKGFTGIDAPYEAPEKGELELDSDSKGIEELANEVIAHLEATGRLSV
- the hisI gene encoding phosphoribosyl-AMP cyclohydrolase — encoded protein: MGSPSGPDFSKTELIPAIAQDAATGDVLMMAWMNEEAYHETLKTNRAVYFSRSRQKLWRKGEESGNVQELKAIYFDCDADTLLLKVNQIGGAACHEGYRSCFFRKIDPATGQFSIEGERVFDPAEVYKK
- a CDS encoding type 1 glutamine amidotransferase domain-containing protein, which encodes MLTGKSFLAFVGTDYEDLELWYPKLRLIEEGATFVMAGPEAGAKYIGKNGYPCVSDIAIQGIDTSKYNGLICGGGWMPDKLRRDPEVLRITREFANAGKLVAAICHGGWIPISADVYKGVKVTGSPGIKDDLVNAGGMFEDAPVIVDRHFISSRRPDDLPDFCKAILAFYR
- the hisG gene encoding ATP phosphoribosyltransferase, whose translation is MSERILKLGIPAGSLKDSTAELFDRAGYKIKFSSRSYFPTVNDDEIECMLIRAQEMARYVANGILDAGITGHDWVLETNADVHEVCELVFSKVSRRPVRWVLCVPEDSDIKTVKDLEGKRIATEAVGLTTNYLKQHGVNAEVEFSWGATEVKPPKLADAIVEVTETGSSLRANNLRILDEVIQSTTRFIANPKSYADEWTKNKIDNIALMLQSCLAAEGKVGLMMNVHREQLDAVVDILPALQTPTVSHLSDPDWIAVNTIVEEKLVRTAVPQLKAAGAKGIVEYPISKIID